In Allomuricauda ruestringensis DSM 13258, the following proteins share a genomic window:
- a CDS encoding glycogen synthase, with translation MNNFLFVAAENDALENCKAGGMGDVVRDVPRQISDRGDKVHVVVPAYSRLHKGGLPRTTLNFTLRGIKTTAELYEVQPKKEFPNIFHYVLHHPEIEAGDIAHIYHNDPEEPFYTDAIKFVIFCTAVAEAIKQGAFGDLDIVHLHDWHSSLLLFLREYHPEYTNLKDIRTVYSIHNLAIQGIRPFDGNYSSVKNWFPNLPLDYQKLMDYRYQDCINLMAVGIRFADAVHTVSPSYKEDVLLPSSPPEFIGGEGLEKDLQKADQEGRLFGILNGCNYKNINKEKKGNIYRNTVKALFGWLQQEDKKYKADFLAHTGEKIMAFVDERPKFIASSVARLTEQKFYFFMRSPEAFVEILKHLEKVDGIFMLLGTGAPEYEELFRKLSYEHKNFIFTNGQSEKLIDSMYLESDLYFMPSLFEPCGISQMLAMRNGNPCLVHHTGGLKDTVDHMITGFAFDGDSYDEKIKNMLGALDMALDVFENDKPTWKKIQAAARKKRFTWEKSVDQYYKLLYKLD, from the coding sequence ATGAATAACTTTCTTTTTGTTGCCGCCGAAAACGATGCTTTGGAAAATTGTAAAGCAGGCGGTATGGGCGACGTGGTTCGCGATGTGCCCAGACAAATTTCGGACCGGGGAGACAAGGTTCACGTAGTGGTGCCAGCTTATTCAAGGCTTCATAAAGGGGGATTGCCCAGAACCACGTTAAACTTTACGCTGCGGGGTATAAAAACCACTGCGGAATTGTATGAAGTACAGCCCAAAAAGGAGTTTCCAAATATTTTCCACTATGTACTGCATCATCCAGAGATAGAGGCTGGAGATATTGCACACATTTATCATAATGACCCAGAAGAACCATTCTATACCGATGCCATTAAGTTTGTTATATTTTGTACAGCAGTGGCAGAAGCCATAAAACAGGGAGCGTTTGGAGATTTGGATATAGTGCATCTGCACGACTGGCACTCCAGTTTGTTATTGTTTTTAAGGGAGTATCACCCCGAGTACACCAACCTAAAAGATATCAGGACGGTATACAGCATTCATAATTTGGCCATTCAAGGAATACGCCCTTTTGATGGAAACTATTCATCCGTAAAAAACTGGTTTCCCAACCTGCCCTTGGATTATCAAAAATTGATGGACTATAGGTATCAGGACTGTATCAACCTAATGGCGGTAGGTATCCGTTTTGCCGATGCCGTACACACCGTTTCACCTTCTTATAAAGAAGATGTGCTGCTGCCAAGTTCGCCCCCTGAATTTATTGGAGGTGAGGGATTGGAAAAGGATTTGCAAAAAGCAGACCAAGAAGGACGGTTGTTCGGTATTTTAAATGGATGTAACTACAAAAATATCAATAAAGAGAAGAAGGGTAATATTTACCGAAATACGGTCAAAGCATTGTTCGGATGGCTACAGCAAGAGGATAAAAAATACAAAGCTGATTTTTTAGCGCACACAGGAGAAAAAATTATGGCATTTGTGGATGAACGACCAAAATTCATTGCATCCAGCGTAGCACGTTTAACGGAGCAAAAGTTTTATTTTTTTATGCGTTCGCCCGAGGCATTCGTGGAAATCCTGAAACACTTGGAGAAGGTGGATGGAATATTTATGCTATTGGGAACAGGTGCTCCGGAGTATGAGGAACTTTTTAGAAAGTTGAGCTACGAGCACAAGAACTTTATTTTTACGAACGGTCAATCCGAAAAACTCATCGATTCCATGTATTTGGAATCCGACCTATATTTTATGCCCAGCCTTTTTGAACCCTGCGGCATCAGCCAAATGTTGGCCATGCGAAACGGAAATCCTTGTTTGGTGCACCACACAGGAGGGTTAAAGGATACGGTGGACCATATGATAACTGGTTTTGCCTTTGACGGAGACAGTTACGATGAAAAAATAAAAAACATGTTGGGAGCTTTGGACATGGCTCTGGATGTGTTTGAAAATGATAAGCCGACCTGGAAAAAAATACAGGCCGCCGCAAGAAAAAAACGTTTCACATGGGAGAAATCCGTTGATCAATATTACAAACTACTTTACAAGTTGGATTAA
- a CDS encoding SDR family oxidoreductase, whose protein sequence is MKILLTGANGYIGMRLLPKLLDMGHQVVCAVRDEKRLSVDTKTRSKIAVVEIDFLDDPKKQKAPTDIDAAYYLIHSMTSSVTDFDEKEAQAAKNFNAILENTQCKQVIYLSGIVNDKKLSKHLSSRKNVEEILYKGPFHVTVLRAGIIVGSGSSSFEIIRDLCEKLPIMITPKWVLTKTQPIAIRDVIQFLTEVLGNKDTYDQSFDIGGPDILTYKDMLHGYAKVRGFKNWIFTVPVMTPKLSSYWLYFVTSTSYKLAMNLVDSMKMEVVAQDNRLQEMLGIETHTYEEAIDLAFKKIEQNLVISSWKDSIASGQIKEDLNEYIQVPKYGVLQDKKSIRIKDEDAVLNNIWRIGGETGWYYGNWLWKIRGFLDKLVGGPGLRRGRTHPYRLFPGDALDFWRVLLADKKNKRLLLFAEMRTPGEAWLEFKIKDGVLYQTATFRPKGLLGRLYWYSVLPFHLFIFGNMIRNIAKSR, encoded by the coding sequence ATGAAAATATTGTTGACTGGAGCCAATGGCTACATTGGGATGCGTTTATTGCCCAAACTTTTGGATATGGGCCACCAGGTCGTCTGTGCTGTTCGTGATGAAAAAAGATTATCGGTCGATACCAAGACCCGCTCCAAAATCGCCGTTGTGGAAATTGATTTTTTGGACGACCCCAAAAAGCAAAAAGCTCCCACAGATATTGATGCCGCCTACTACCTGATACATTCGATGACCTCTTCGGTCACAGATTTTGATGAAAAGGAGGCACAAGCAGCCAAAAACTTCAATGCCATTTTGGAGAATACCCAATGCAAACAGGTAATTTATCTCAGCGGTATTGTTAACGATAAAAAACTATCCAAACACTTAAGCTCCAGAAAAAATGTGGAAGAAATTCTTTACAAAGGCCCTTTTCATGTTACGGTGCTTCGTGCGGGGATCATTGTAGGTTCTGGTAGCTCTTCATTTGAAATAATCCGTGATCTCTGCGAAAAACTGCCCATTATGATTACGCCAAAATGGGTGCTTACCAAAACACAGCCCATCGCCATTCGGGATGTGATTCAGTTCCTAACCGAAGTTCTGGGAAACAAGGACACTTACGACCAATCTTTTGATATTGGTGGGCCAGACATTCTCACGTACAAGGATATGTTGCACGGTTATGCGAAGGTCCGTGGTTTTAAAAACTGGATTTTTACCGTTCCCGTGATGACACCCAAGCTATCTTCATACTGGCTTTATTTTGTTACCTCAACTTCGTACAAGTTAGCTATGAACCTGGTGGATAGCATGAAAATGGAAGTAGTGGCCCAAGACAATCGGTTACAAGAAATGCTGGGGATTGAAACCCATACTTACGAAGAGGCCATAGATTTGGCTTTCAAAAAAATTGAGCAAAACCTCGTAATAAGCAGTTGGAAGGACAGCATTGCCAGCGGACAAATCAAAGAAGACCTCAACGAATATATCCAAGTACCCAAATATGGTGTGCTTCAGGATAAAAAATCCATCCGTATTAAAGATGAAGATGCCGTTTTGAATAATATTTGGCGTATTGGCGGCGAAACCGGGTGGTATTATGGCAACTGGCTGTGGAAAATCCGTGGGTTTTTGGATAAATTGGTAGGTGGACCAGGACTCCGGCGCGGGCGCACCCATCCCTACAGACTATTTCCAGGAGATGCATTGGACTTTTGGCGTGTGCTTTTGGCCGATAAAAAAAATAAACGTCTGCTTCTTTTTGCCGAAATGCGAACTCCGGGTGAGGCTTGGCTCGAGTTTAAGATTAAGGACGGAGTACTTTATCAAACCGCAACCTTTCGTCCCAAAGGCTTATTGGGACGATTGTACTGGTATTCCGTGCTGCCCTTCCACCTTTTTATTTTTGGGAATATGATCCGGAATATTGCAAAATCTCGATAA
- a CDS encoding citrate synthase, whose translation MSDKAILEYGGERYEFPVIKGTEDELAIDIKTLRASTGMVTIDPGYKNTGSCESAITFLNGEKGILRYRGYSIEDLAEKADFLEVAYLLIFGELPNKEQLEKFHSDIKEESQVDEEMKKILDGFPKSAHPMGVLSSLTSALVAFNPSCVDVSSESAMYNSIVRILAKFPVLVAWTMRKKKGLPLDYGDDSLGYVENIHKMMFKRPNQEYKRDRIAIDALDKLLILHADHEQNCSTSTVRIVGSSHAGLFASLSAGISALWGPLHGGANQAVLEMLEAIEADGGDTKKYMAKAKDKNDPFRLMGFGHRVYKNFDPRAKIIKKSADEVLGNLGIEDPILDIAKGLEKEALEDSYFVDRKLYPNVDFYSGIIYRALGIPTEMFTVMFALGRLPGWIAQWREMRLRKEPIGRPRQVYIGENLRSFVPLEKR comes from the coding sequence ATGTCGGATAAAGCTATACTCGAATATGGGGGAGAAAGATATGAATTCCCCGTTATCAAAGGTACTGAAGATGAATTGGCCATAGATATTAAAACCTTGAGGGCCTCAACAGGAATGGTGACTATAGATCCCGGTTACAAAAATACTGGATCGTGTGAAAGTGCTATTACCTTCCTAAACGGTGAGAAAGGAATCTTGAGGTATCGGGGGTATTCAATTGAAGATTTAGCCGAGAAAGCCGACTTTTTAGAAGTAGCCTATCTTTTGATTTTTGGTGAATTGCCAAACAAAGAGCAGCTGGAAAAATTCCATAGCGATATTAAAGAAGAGTCGCAAGTGGATGAGGAAATGAAGAAGATTTTGGACGGTTTTCCAAAATCGGCACACCCAATGGGAGTGTTGTCTTCATTAACCAGTGCATTGGTGGCCTTTAACCCATCTTGTGTAGATGTGTCATCCGAATCGGCCATGTACAACTCCATTGTTCGTATATTGGCAAAGTTCCCAGTATTGGTGGCTTGGACCATGCGTAAGAAAAAAGGTCTTCCTTTGGATTATGGCGATGATAGCCTCGGTTATGTCGAGAACATACATAAGATGATGTTCAAAAGACCTAACCAAGAGTATAAGAGAGATAGGATTGCTATTGATGCCTTGGACAAATTATTGATTCTACATGCAGATCACGAACAAAACTGCTCTACATCAACCGTACGTATTGTGGGTTCTTCGCATGCCGGGCTTTTTGCTTCCCTTTCTGCAGGTATTTCTGCACTTTGGGGACCACTGCACGGCGGTGCCAACCAAGCAGTGTTGGAAATGCTCGAAGCAATTGAAGCCGACGGAGGTGATACAAAAAAATATATGGCCAAAGCCAAGGATAAGAATGATCCATTCAGATTAATGGGCTTTGGACACCGTGTGTACAAAAACTTTGATCCAAGGGCTAAGATCATTAAAAAATCAGCTGACGAAGTATTGGGCAACTTAGGCATTGAAGACCCTATTTTGGACATTGCCAAAGGATTGGAAAAAGAAGCTTTGGAAGACAGCTACTTTGTAGATAGAAAACTATACCCCAATGTGGATTTCTACTCAGGAATTATCTATCGCGCTTTGGGCATACCCACAGAAATGTTTACCGTAATGTTCGCTCTCGGTAGATTGCCCGGATGGATTGCGCAATGGAGAGAAATGAGACTTAGAAAAGAACCTATTGGAAGACCAAGACAAGTCTATATCGGGGAAAACCTCAGAAGCTTTGTTCCGTTGGAAAAAAGATAA
- the ctlX gene encoding citrulline utilization hydrolase CtlX, with translation MVRPVNFRMNEQTAVNNYFQEDPHLKNVEINKKAQQEFDQFVKVLREHGVNVITINDDMERDTPDSIFPNNWVSFHESGTVCVYPMFAENRKKERREDVFELLEENGFVINNIMDYTAAEDEGVFLEGTGSILKDRVNKKAYCALSERAHEELFIEFCEDFDCFPVIFHANQTVEGERLPIYHTNVMMAMAETFAVICLDSIDDKKERKNVVEHIKMDGKEVIRITEEQMCHFAGNMLQVVGADDQRYMVMSTQAYNSLTQEQIMNIEKHCPIIHSPLDTIETCGGGSARCMMAEVFLPKA, from the coding sequence ATGGTGCGTCCCGTAAACTTTAGGATGAACGAGCAAACCGCTGTTAATAATTATTTTCAGGAAGACCCGCATCTTAAAAATGTCGAAATCAATAAAAAAGCGCAACAAGAGTTCGACCAGTTTGTAAAGGTTCTTCGGGAGCATGGTGTTAACGTGATTACCATTAACGATGATATGGAGCGCGATACACCGGATTCCATTTTTCCGAACAACTGGGTTTCTTTTCACGAGAGCGGAACCGTTTGTGTGTACCCCATGTTTGCCGAAAATCGCAAAAAGGAACGTAGGGAGGATGTTTTTGAATTGTTGGAGGAAAACGGTTTTGTCATCAACAATATTATGGATTATACAGCTGCTGAGGATGAGGGAGTATTTCTGGAAGGAACCGGTAGTATCCTCAAAGATAGAGTCAATAAAAAAGCGTATTGTGCTCTTTCCGAACGCGCCCATGAAGAGCTTTTTATAGAATTTTGCGAGGATTTTGATTGTTTTCCTGTGATTTTTCATGCCAACCAAACGGTAGAGGGTGAACGATTGCCCATTTATCACACTAATGTGATGATGGCCATGGCCGAAACCTTTGCTGTGATTTGCCTAGACTCCATTGATGATAAAAAAGAACGAAAGAATGTGGTCGAGCATATTAAGATGGACGGTAAGGAAGTTATCAGAATCACCGAGGAACAAATGTGCCACTTTGCCGGTAATATGCTGCAAGTTGTAGGTGCGGACGACCAACGTTACATGGTGATGAGCACCCAAGCTTACAATAGCCTTACTCAAGAACAAATCATGAACATTGAAAAACATTGTCCAATCATCCATAGTCCTTTGGATACCATTGAGACTTGTGGGGGCGGTAGTGCTCGTTGTATGATGGCGGAAGTATTTTTGCCGAAGGCATAA
- the eno gene encoding phosphopyruvate hydratase, whose product MSIIINIHARQILDSRGNPTVEVDVVTENGIMGRAAVPSGASTGEHEAVELRDGGDSFMGKGVGKAVNNVNTIIAEELIGTSVFEQNYIDQAMIELDGTPNKSKLGANAILGVSLAVAKAAANELGMPMYRYVGGVSANTLPVPMMNIINGGSHSDAPIAFQEFMVMPVKAKDFSHAMQMGTEIFHNLKKVLHDRGLSTAVGDEGGFAPTLEGGTEDALDTIGKAVEKAGYKLGDDIMIALDCAAAEFYVDGAYDYTKFEGSKGVVRTSEEQAQYLADLCDKYPIISIEDGMDENDWDGWKVLTEKIGNKVQLVGDDLFVTNVERLSRGIENGIANSILIKVNQIGTLTETIAAVNMAKNAGYTSVMSHRSGETEDNTIADLAVALNTGQIKTGSASRSDRMAKYNQLLRIEEELGDIAYYPQEKAFKVK is encoded by the coding sequence ATGAGCATCATTATCAACATTCATGCAAGACAGATATTGGATTCCAGAGGAAATCCAACAGTAGAAGTAGATGTAGTAACCGAAAATGGAATTATGGGGAGGGCAGCAGTCCCTTCTGGAGCCTCTACTGGAGAGCATGAAGCCGTTGAGTTGCGAGATGGTGGCGATTCCTTTATGGGCAAAGGAGTTGGCAAAGCCGTGAACAACGTAAATACCATTATTGCAGAGGAATTGATCGGAACTTCTGTTTTTGAGCAGAATTATATAGACCAAGCCATGATCGAATTGGATGGTACCCCGAACAAATCAAAATTGGGTGCCAATGCCATATTGGGTGTCTCCTTGGCAGTAGCAAAAGCAGCGGCCAACGAGTTGGGAATGCCCATGTATCGTTACGTAGGTGGTGTTAGTGCCAACACGCTTCCAGTACCAATGATGAACATAATCAATGGAGGTTCGCACTCCGATGCACCCATTGCATTCCAAGAGTTTATGGTAATGCCGGTAAAGGCAAAGGACTTTAGCCATGCCATGCAAATGGGAACGGAGATTTTCCACAACCTTAAAAAAGTACTGCATGACCGTGGTTTGAGTACTGCTGTAGGTGATGAGGGTGGATTTGCACCAACTTTGGAAGGTGGTACCGAAGATGCTTTGGATACCATTGGAAAAGCTGTTGAAAAAGCAGGCTACAAATTAGGTGACGATATAATGATCGCATTGGATTGTGCTGCCGCTGAGTTCTATGTTGACGGTGCTTACGATTATACAAAATTCGAAGGTAGCAAGGGGGTGGTCAGGACTTCTGAGGAGCAAGCACAGTATCTTGCCGACCTTTGTGATAAATATCCAATCATTTCCATTGAGGATGGAATGGATGAAAACGATTGGGACGGTTGGAAAGTACTGACCGAAAAAATCGGTAACAAGGTACAATTGGTTGGGGATGACTTGTTCGTAACGAATGTAGAACGTTTATCCCGTGGTATCGAAAATGGCATCGCCAATTCCATTTTGATCAAGGTGAACCAAATCGGCACATTAACAGAGACCATCGCTGCCGTAAACATGGCTAAAAATGCAGGTTATACTTCTGTAATGTCTCACAGATCCGGTGAAACTGAAGACAATACCATCGCCGATTTGGCAGTGGCATTGAACACAGGTCAAATTAAGACCGGTTCAGCTTCTAGGAGTGACCGTATGGCCAAGTACAATCAATTGTTGAGAATTGAGGAAGAGTTGGGAGACATTGCTTACTATCCTCAGGAAAAAGCCTTCAAGGTAAAATAA
- the rpsD gene encoding 30S ribosomal protein S4, with the protein MARYTGPKSKIARKFGEAIFGDDKAFEKKNYPPGQHGNNRRRGKKSEYAIQLMEKQKAKYTYGILEKQFRNLFAQAKRKEGVAGEILLQLCESRLDNVVYRMGISPSRRGARQLVSHRHITVNGEVVNIPSYSLKAGDVVGVREKSKSVQSIVDSLANNSSVYEWITWNSEKKEGTFVAVPERLQIPENIKEQLIVELYSK; encoded by the coding sequence ATGGCAAGATATACAGGACCAAAATCAAAGATCGCTAGAAAGTTTGGAGAAGCGATTTTCGGAGACGACAAAGCTTTCGAAAAGAAAAATTACCCTCCAGGACAACACGGTAACAACAGACGCCGTGGTAAAAAGTCAGAATATGCAATCCAGTTGATGGAGAAGCAAAAAGCAAAATATACTTATGGTATATTAGAAAAGCAATTCCGTAATCTTTTTGCTCAAGCCAAAAGAAAAGAAGGTGTTGCTGGTGAAATCTTGCTTCAATTGTGCGAATCCCGCTTGGACAATGTAGTGTACAGAATGGGAATTTCCCCATCAAGAAGAGGAGCCCGTCAATTGGTATCGCACCGTCATATTACCGTAAACGGAGAGGTAGTAAACATTCCGTCCTATTCACTAAAGGCAGGCGATGTTGTTGGTGTTAGGGAAAAATCCAAATCCGTACAATCCATTGTAGACTCGTTGGCTAACAATAGCAGTGTTTACGAATGGATTACATGGAACTCTGAAAAGAAAGAAGGTACATTTGTTGCCGTCCCAGAAAGACTTCAGATCCCTGAGAACATCAAGGAGCAGCTGATTGTCGAATTATACTCTAAATAA
- the carA gene encoding glutamine-hydrolyzing carbamoyl-phosphate synthase small subunit, whose product MKYHTKKKALILLADGTIFYGKAVGGREGTAVGEVCFNTGMTGYQEIFTDPSYYGQLMVTTNAHIGNYGAHEDEVESDSVKIAGLICKNFSYEYSRPDAKMSLLEFLDKNNLLAISDVDTRALVSYIRDNGAMNALISTKVDDIDALKKELSQVPSMEGLELSSKVSTNEPYFYGDENAEYKISALDIGIKKNILRSLAKRGAYIKVFPYNTSYSEMKEWNPDGYFISNGPGDPEPLTDAVAATKEMIASNKPLFGICLGHQVLALANGVSTYKMHNGHRGINHPILNLVTGKGEITSQNHGFSVNREETEANAELEITHTHLNDQTVAGIKMKNKDVFSVQYHPEASPGPHDADYLFDQFFDLIKARKN is encoded by the coding sequence ATGAAGTATCACACAAAGAAAAAAGCGTTGATTTTGTTGGCTGACGGAACCATATTTTATGGCAAGGCCGTTGGAGGAAGAGAAGGCACCGCGGTAGGGGAAGTATGTTTCAATACCGGGATGACAGGTTACCAAGAGATTTTTACCGACCCATCTTATTATGGGCAGTTAATGGTGACCACCAATGCACACATTGGTAATTATGGTGCCCACGAAGATGAAGTGGAATCTGATTCTGTAAAGATTGCAGGTCTCATCTGTAAAAATTTCAGTTACGAATATTCGAGGCCGGATGCCAAAATGAGTCTTTTGGAATTCTTGGACAAGAACAACCTATTGGCCATTTCCGATGTGGACACCCGTGCTTTGGTGAGCTACATAAGGGATAATGGAGCCATGAATGCATTGATCTCCACAAAAGTGGACGACATTGATGCCCTAAAAAAAGAGTTGAGCCAAGTGCCGAGTATGGAGGGCTTGGAACTATCATCCAAAGTGTCCACCAACGAGCCCTATTTCTACGGAGATGAAAATGCTGAATACAAAATATCCGCTTTGGATATCGGAATCAAAAAGAACATTTTGAGAAGCTTGGCAAAGCGAGGAGCCTACATCAAAGTATTCCCGTACAATACTTCTTACAGCGAAATGAAGGAATGGAACCCGGACGGATATTTTATTTCCAATGGACCTGGTGACCCAGAACCTCTGACGGATGCCGTGGCAGCCACCAAAGAAATGATTGCTTCCAACAAACCATTGTTCGGGATTTGTTTGGGACACCAAGTATTGGCCTTGGCCAATGGCGTTTCCACCTATAAAATGCACAATGGGCACAGAGGAATCAACCACCCTATCCTAAACTTGGTCACAGGGAAAGGGGAAATCACCTCACAAAACCACGGATTCTCGGTAAATAGGGAAGAAACAGAAGCCAATGCCGAGTTGGAAATCACCCACACCCATTTGAACGATCAAACGGTGGCAGGTATCAAAATGAAGAACAAGGATGTATTCTCGGTACAATACCACCCAGAAGCAAGTCCAGGTCCACACGATGCGGATTATCTGTTCGACCAGTTCTTTGATTTGATCAAGGCTAGGAAAAACTAA
- the rplQ gene encoding 50S ribosomal protein L17 produces the protein MRHGKKFNHLGRTAAHRKAMLANMGSSLIEHKRINTTVAKAKALKQFIEPLITKAKTENNQTTEKGTHNRRVVFSNLRSKEAVTELFSTVAEKVGDRPGGYTRIIKLGNRLGDNADMAMIELVDFNELYNAGKPKKKSTRRSRRGGGGAKKAETPAPAPAAETKTDDSEE, from the coding sequence ATGAGACACGGAAAGAAGTTTAATCACTTAGGTAGAACAGCCGCCCACAGAAAGGCCATGTTGGCCAATATGGGAAGTTCCCTAATAGAGCATAAAAGAATCAACACCACGGTTGCAAAAGCCAAGGCGTTGAAACAGTTTATAGAGCCTTTGATCACTAAAGCAAAAACCGAAAACAACCAGACTACCGAAAAAGGTACGCACAACAGAAGGGTTGTTTTCAGCAACTTGAGAAGTAAAGAGGCCGTAACAGAATTGTTCAGCACCGTTGCTGAGAAAGTAGGTGACAGACCAGGAGGTTACACAAGAATCATTAAATTGGGTAACCGTTTGGGAGATAACGCTGATATGGCAATGATCGAGCTGGTGGATTTCAACGAGCTTTACAACGCAGGCAAGCCGAAGAAGAAATCAACCAGAAGAAGTAGAAGAGGCGGCGGAGGTGCTAAAAAAGCTGAAACACCTGCTCCAGCGCCAGCAGCAGAAACTAAAACTGACGATTCTGAAGAATAA
- a CDS encoding DNA-directed RNA polymerase subunit alpha, with protein sequence MALLNFQKPDKVIMIDSTDFEGKFEFRPLEPGYGLTVGNALRRVLLSSLEGFAITSVRIDGVEHEFSVISGVVEDVTEIILNLKQVRFKRQIDDVESETVSISVSGKEQMTAGDFQKFISGYQVLNPDLVICNMDPKVSINMEIVIEKGRGYVPAEENKKSNAPLGSIAVDSVYTPVKNVKYSIENFRVEQKTDYEKLVFEIITDGSIHPKDALTEAAKVLIHHFMLFSDERITLEADEIAQTETYDEESLHMRQLLKTKLVDMDLSVRALNCLKAAEVDTLGDLVSFNKNDLMKFRNFGKKSLTELEELVINKGLQFGMDLSKYKLDKD encoded by the coding sequence ATGGCATTACTTAATTTTCAGAAGCCCGATAAAGTTATAATGATCGATTCAACAGATTTCGAAGGGAAATTTGAATTTCGCCCTTTGGAACCTGGTTATGGATTAACAGTTGGGAATGCGCTGAGAAGGGTATTACTTTCCTCTTTGGAAGGTTTTGCCATCACTTCTGTGCGCATAGATGGAGTTGAACATGAATTTTCTGTTATTTCCGGCGTTGTTGAAGACGTCACCGAAATTATCCTTAACCTTAAACAAGTTAGGTTTAAAAGACAGATTGATGATGTTGAGAGCGAAACTGTCTCTATTTCCGTAAGTGGAAAAGAACAAATGACCGCCGGTGATTTCCAAAAGTTCATTTCGGGATACCAAGTGTTGAACCCAGATTTGGTAATCTGCAACATGGACCCCAAAGTGAGCATCAACATGGAAATCGTAATCGAAAAAGGTCGTGGTTATGTTCCTGCAGAAGAAAACAAAAAATCCAATGCCCCATTGGGAAGCATTGCGGTCGATTCTGTTTACACTCCTGTAAAGAATGTAAAATATAGCATCGAAAACTTTAGGGTAGAACAAAAGACCGATTATGAAAAATTGGTTTTCGAAATCATCACCGATGGTTCCATTCACCCAAAAGATGCCTTGACCGAGGCCGCTAAAGTATTGATTCACCACTTTATGTTGTTCTCCGATGAGCGTATCACCCTTGAGGCTGATGAAATTGCTCAGACCGAGACCTACGATGAAGAATCATTGCACATGCGCCAGTTGTTAAAGACCAAGTTGGTAGACATGGACTTGTCCGTAAGGGCATTGAACTGTCTTAAAGCTGCCGAAGTGGATACTTTGGGAGATTTGGTTTCCTTCAACAAAAACGATTTGATGAAGTTCAGAAACTTCGGAAAAAAATCATTGACCGAATTGGAAGAATTGGTCATCAACAAAGGCCTACAATTTGGTATGGACCTTTCCAAATACAAATTAGATAAAGATTAA
- a CDS encoding dimethylarginine dimethylaminohydrolase family protein yields the protein MIELNIVDETSKLKAVILGTAQSSGPIPTIDEAYDPKSIEHIKAGTYPKEADMVKEMEGFAQVFHKYGVDVYRPEVLKDCNQIFARDIAFVIEDKMFHANILPDREREFVAIHNVLDKIDPKKIVRPPEEAHIEGGDVMPWNDHIFIGTYSGADYASYITARTNREAVEFIRGMFPHKTVKSFELRKSNTDPKENALHLDCCFQPVGKDKAILHKNGFLVEEEYQYLVDFFGSENIFEIDKEEMYQMFSNVFSISPEVVVSEKSFTRLNNWLRDQGFTVEEISYAEIAKQEGLLRCSTMPLIRA from the coding sequence ATGATTGAATTGAACATTGTTGATGAGACCAGTAAATTAAAAGCTGTTATTTTGGGAACGGCCCAAAGTAGTGGACCTATACCTACTATTGATGAGGCTTACGACCCTAAATCCATAGAGCATATTAAGGCGGGCACTTATCCCAAAGAAGCGGATATGGTTAAAGAAATGGAAGGCTTTGCCCAAGTGTTCCATAAATATGGGGTGGATGTCTATAGACCGGAAGTGCTTAAGGATTGCAACCAGATCTTCGCAAGAGATATTGCCTTTGTTATAGAGGATAAAATGTTTCATGCCAATATTTTGCCCGATAGGGAGCGTGAGTTTGTGGCCATTCATAATGTATTGGACAAAATAGACCCCAAAAAGATAGTTCGCCCACCAGAAGAAGCACATATAGAAGGGGGCGATGTAATGCCCTGGAACGACCATATTTTTATCGGAACCTATTCGGGTGCAGACTACGCAAGTTATATTACGGCACGGACCAATAGGGAAGCAGTGGAATTTATTAGAGGTATGTTTCCCCATAAAACGGTAAAATCCTTCGAACTCAGAAAATCCAATACCGACCCCAAGGAGAATGCACTACATTTGGATTGTTGTTTTCAACCCGTGGGCAAGGATAAAGCCATTTTGCATAAAAATGGATTCTTGGTAGAGGAGGAATACCAATATTTGGTAGATTTCTTTGGATCGGAGAATATTTTTGAGATCGATAAAGAAGAAATGTACCAAATGTTCAGTAATGTTTTTTCCATATCGCCCGAGGTGGTAGTGTCGGAAAAGAGTTTTACCCGACTTAACAATTGGCTTCGAGACCAAGGATTCACCGTTGAGGAGATTTCCTATGCCGAAATCGCCAAACAAGAAGGCCTGTTGCGCTGTAGCACCATGCCTTTGATCAGAGCATGA